The DNA region CCGGAAAAGTAAGTAAGCCAACATTCCTTCTCTGCTGCACCATCGTTACCGCCTCTTGCCAGAAAGTATCAAAatatcaacaaacaaaaagaaatttTGTAGATGGTGAAAGATAAATGAGTTGCGCTGTTAAGAAAACGATTCTTCATTCTTATTCCTGTAAGCAAACGAGTAAAGTTCCGCTTAGGAAACCCGCAGGGTTTCCAGCTGCTGCATCGGTTTCGAAGCTGCCGTTCCGGAAATTCGGGGACCGCACATTTCTGGGAGGTTAGTTTTAAGGCTTGGGctctacttttttttcttccgttcCCAACCAATACATTCGGGGCTCGCGGCGTTCCGTGTTGTTTCTACTCCGAGGGCGTCAGGTCGCGCTCCCGCTCGTTTTCTGTAAGAATCTGGTGCAGCAGATCGCACACCGGCTCGAACACCTTTTTGCAGCCGACATTGGTGAGGTTCAGATAGTCGAACATATCGTGGTGGCTGATCGTTCCGTCGCTCTGTATGAGCCCACTATCGACCGTCACGATCTGTACCTTGTTAATGCCGATGCACCGTTCGCGCAGCAACCGGTTCACCTGGTCGTTTTTATCTCTTAGCTCGTTCGGCTGCTGCCCACGAGGCAATAGAGTCTGCAAGACAATAGGGAAACGTGATTAGTAATTGCTGCGAATCGACAGTGCGTGTTCAATGCATGTAGTGTTTGGGAATAACACGAAACAGAAGAAAGTAATGTACAGTGGAACCCCTCGTAACAAGTACCTCTTATAACGTGTTTTTTACATAACGAGCAAATTTAAATGCTCTCTCACCTCTCATAACGAGTTAAATCTCGCATAATCATTAAGCGAAAGGCcatgggagtgacaaaatgcacaaaaaacgtaaacaaacagctatttggcgcagttgtgacccattgttatgataataatgctaaaatgcatgattctaattgatttatgtacctatttagtacttcttaaacaaaaaatcgatgatattcagatgttagagctttttgtcgctcttgtgtatgtttttggtgcggccacgagaaaagctcttttttgcagttgacaagcaattttgacaaagttgaaaaatttttcaacattttttcagctccgtggccacgcgctaatTCGTGATACGAATACTACGAATTTGTTGCGAGCTGTTCTTAAATCATGATCACAATCGGTTAACATTGAGCATTTCTATAATTTCGATTATCGCGCAGGCAAATGCGTTTTGATACTACGATTATTAATATAAAACTATTGCCAGGAGATGTGCCGTATAATTGCGCTTCGATACTAAAATTGAATCCAATTGGATCCGTTTCATTTAGTTTCGTATGATTACAAGTATGTTGTAAATTTGATGCCAATAAATTTATCGAAATGTTTCTTGCTGAATAATATTTACCTCACACAAATGCTCAACTAtggtaaaattaattattctgGAAAAATATGGTACAGACGACTTCAAATGTGTTTCCTCTTTTGTCCACCACCATGATCCTGGGGGAAACGATAGAGGCACCAAATCACATGtacaaaatattcaaattttcaaaacagtcaattttagaaaatattaaaGGATTTAATGCATTGTGCAAGGTTCCACTGTATACACCTTTGATATACAGTGCATTCCACGAGAAATAACTATACATCCGTTCCAGTGCCTTACTCGTTATGCAGGCtcttttccatacaatttgcatgaaaagtgaaataattggtATGAAAAATTATATTCAGCATTTCAAAAGTGCTAATGTAAAGGGCATATGCGCAAGAAAAGGTCGATTGCTAAAACCTTTACTGCGATATTTCTTGAAATTGATTATTTCGATTGTTTTATACACGTGATTTGCTTGTGGAGCGACAGTTTTATAATGATAAGACTTACGGAAATAAAAGGAATTAGTTTCAGATAACTcataaatcaaatcaatcacATCACAAATCAAATACAGGCGTGCCCCGAGTTACGAGTTTTTGAATTTCTaggctgataaccgttatacacacattttcaaAGATTCCAAAACTACccgatcttgaatatctatattgttTACGGCTTTTggaatataattattacattatcgaacattattttaaataaaatacacgatatcatagattccaactcttcaactatggttataaactttatattcatagatattcgacatacgactttttcgacttatgcCTTGCTTTAGGACATTTTTTCgatcccaaatacagtcgtatgtCGGGCGACACCTGTaatcaaattttaaacaaTCTTTCGTCGGTTTGTGTACAGCAATAGTTTTTTGCTCTGCTGTTAGACAAGTTCTGCTGCActaaatttgtttttcgtcACTATTGAACATTTGTGGTGATTTTTATCCAGCATGAATTAATGTTTCAGAGATTACGATAATTTCATTAGCATACAATTTACAGCACTTGTCAATGTACGACACACTAGCACACCATGTAATTGAATAGCGCTCATCCTCCTGGCAATAGTTTTaaattaacacgttcagccctTGCCGATCCCCAGGGACCGCCAATGATTTTTCCTGAACAATAAACATTGCAAACAACCGTACTTTAGCCACATGAATAGCAGCGGTGCACAGGAAGAAGAATCGTGGTCTAAGAGTTATTGCGATTGACAAAAATGACTCATGAACCGAGGCGAAAATGAAGAGGattaaaaaacacatcaaaacgtCATTTGATAATCCGCACTCGATCAAGTGCGGATTACCGAACGTTTACTGTGCTCGTTATGAGGGACTCATTTTGCGGAGTCTTTTACATTCAATTTACATGAAATGTCAAATAATTGGTTAAAAAGCTTAAAAAGCATACGCAATATGCTTTCGTACTATTTATCCCGAGTGAAgctaaaataaacattgaattgTGACACATGTGACGCATTCAGTTTCCTCTCCAAAGCAAATTAAACTACTTTAAAATAGTATTAGCATAGATGCTTGCTTTCCAACCTTTATGTAATGCAGTagtctccaacctgtggtccgcAGACCACTCGTGGTTCATGGCGTTAACAGACGTGGTCcacaaaataatttatttttgagaAATAAAAGCGCATTACTATACACATCGTGCAACTTTTTCCAACGATcaagattaaaattttaacaGGCATGTCTAGAATAAgctttaaacatatttttgatttaAAACTTTGAACCAATTCtacatacagggtttcacactttatctcaagaccgcgggaccccttcccgaatctgtcttagccaaagccaagactgcggtatgatgcttgaaaacgttgatgatacctgaattcatcggatgcaatgctgaatctgcggcacatttctcgaaacacactgacccgcgccgaggacatgcggtcgaatatttttatacacggataacctttgtgtacatcagtgtactgaaaacagttaattattttttcgtgtttttaccaaaaaagattatttaaacagttcaaactactttcttaacacttgtaaatattttaatcaaacaaatatgcattcactcattttattaaattgtctttttttggaaaaaaagaaaggataattgagtgtttctaatacactgatgtacacaaaggttatccgtgtaaaaaaaatattcgaccgcatgtcctcggcgcgggccagtgtgtttcgagaaatgtgccgcagattcagcattgcatccgatgaattcaagtatcatcaacgttttcaggtatcatcaacgagttcaagcatcataccgcaatcttggctttggctaagacagattcgggaaggggtcccgcggtcttgagataaagtgtgaaaccctatatacatatatacagggttttcgagcattatatagacatgttcagcgagttgtagattcgttcaggcatataatagactctttcagcgagatatagaattgttcggatgtaggtgtagacatgttcagcgattctgtagagctgtcatttgttttgtttacacactgtgccgcagggttcaatttttcattcttaaaagtcctaaaagtagctaataatcattctccaagctgtttaatgcataaattagttgaaaaaagcatattttttcgaaaaccgtttgtttacgttctgatgagaatgatccaacttgcagtccaaggggtacgaaagtgacagctctacagtataaccgaacatgtctacacctacatccgaacaattctatatctcgctgaaagagtctattatatgcctgaacgaatctataactcgctgaacatgtctatataatcctcgaaaaccctgtaatgggTAATATATACACGAAATAAATGTGGGCGGCgggaaatgcatttttaaagCCAAGTAGTCCACGATCCTAAAAAGGTAGGAGAGCACTGATTTAATGTGGAAAATCTATATTTTCTAACTGAGTTTTTCCTGCTTGCTTGGACCTGACATTGTACAAAAATAAGAAACCCCATTTTCTCAAAATAACGCGACTGTGAAGGGGTTAATTATGCTAACTCGTAAATAAATTGTACGTTTTAGAGTTCCTATAACAGTCAATATTCATTATTCCAGATTCTGCTAATTAAAAAGAGCATTCGTAAAATGGTCGTAACACAAATAATTCGCAATAATGCAGCGATAGACAGAGTACGATTTTTGAACCGCATGCGACTCTTATCGGCCTAAATGGCGGTTCTTTTCCATTTATGGCTGTATCGCTAGAACTAAATCGTATGTTTCTCCAGCCCAACATTAATATAGGTACAAATGAAATGCTCGAAATATTAGAATAAAGACAATATCTAATCTCATCGCAGAATagataacaaaacaaagcagaaaaaaattaCCGGAAGTATTATGTACACATCCGGCAGCTTTTGGCGGATGGTTCGCACCAGCTCGAGAATACCCTCCGTCACCTCCTCCGACGAGTCGCCGATGTTGTTCGTGCCGGCGTGCAGTACGATCGCTTTCGGGCGCACGTTGTCCAGCTCACCGTTCTGCAGCCGCCACAGTATGTTCTGCGTTCGGTCGGTGCGTATGCTAAAGTTAAGGCAGTGCATCGGTACAAAATGCTGGTTCCAGTAATCGGTAAACTGCAGCGACTCGAGTATGCAGTCACCGATAAACATTACGTCCGGGTCCTTCTCCTTGCATTCCGCCACGAATCGTTTGTGCTAAAACACAATAtggaaaaacagaaacagagcGTGAGTTTGGCAAGGGAAACGGGATCTTATCCaagcgcaaacaaaacaggTACGGAAACGGACACCCCTTCCGCACAGTCCCGGAGGTTGAGAGAGCGGTTCGGTTGATGGTTGCGGTCATTCAGATTATTGAAGCGTGGATGGAGAACCTGCGGGTTGATGGCGAtggagagggagggagaagggGTTCCTTTTTGGTCGTTGTCGACTACTTACGATGCTTAGCCATCGGTCATCACCGTCCAGATCTTTGCAAATAGCAGGCAGCGTCGTCGCACTCATGGTCGCTGTACCGTCCTATCGCGTACACTTTTCCCGGACACTGGGCTGGTCGGGGGCGAGTCGACAGCAGTGCAGACACACCGCAACAAGGCAATGCAGCAGAGGCGAAAATCGCTATTCCTTGCAGGAGCacaaatcacacgcacacgaaataaacaaacagagcTGTTGAGCGCAAAAATCAACACAATCGCGAGCGAATGCCGCGTCGACGATCCGGTTCTGGACAGAAAATCGGTAAGCACTGTGATTCTCCGGTCAGCCAGGGAGAAGTTGGGGGAGAGGGTCGAAGATGTTCGCCTCCAACAGCAAACGCTCGTCACATACGGAGGGAAATGCaggacaaataaaaaaacaactcttgGATTGGCCCGTCCGCACTTTCACCTGCTTCGAGCTAATACTAGCCAGTCAAAATGGTACGCGAAGGAAAGCAAACTGTTCTTCGTTGCTAGCAGAAAGGGGTtgcactttctttttttttctgcacacGCTTCTCGCTTTCTACCGACTCGTCTTTTGCTTGACCATAAGCtacatgtgtgtatgtgtgaaaaGCAGCTGCTTCTACAGTCGCGcgttcacatacacacattttgcGCTGTCAGCCGGGTTTGACAGTAAATAGTGCTGTCGGGCGGAGATGCGGTAATCGATTGTCAAACGCTCGCTGTGCCATAACTGGTTGccataaattatttcaaacaatATGGTCGTTACTTTTTGAAAAACCAATTTGATGTTTCAAAGTCCATTCCACTCACAAAAACTATTAAATAAACGAC from Anopheles coluzzii chromosome X, AcolN3, whole genome shotgun sequence includes:
- the LOC120955740 gene encoding platelet-activating factor acetylhydrolase IB subunit beta homolog, translated to MSATTLPAICKDLDGDDRWLSIHKRFVAECKEKDPDVMFIGDCILESLQFTDYWNQHFVPMHCLNFSIRTDRTQNILWRLQNGELDNVRPKAIVLHAGTNNIGDSSEEVTEGILELVRTIRQKLPDVYIILPTLLPRGQQPNELRDKNDQVNRLLRERCIGINKVQIVTVDSGLIQSDGTISHHDMFDYLNLTNVGCKKVFEPVCDLLHQILTENERERDLTPSE